Within the Elusimicrobium sp. An273 genome, the region ACTTTGGGAAATCAGCGACCATATGTCGTTTGAGCAAATTACGCCGGATTTTAACGTCATGGGTCTTTTCCGCTTTTTGTTTGCGCAAAAACTTCCTTCGTCGGCCAACCTCGTCAATTTTTTCCACGAGCAAATAGGCGACATGCGTTTTGAAGATTTAAAAACCCCTTTCACCTGCTCGGCCATGGACATTAAAACCGGCGAACGCGTGGTATTTAATTCCGGCCCGCTGGCCATTGCCGTGCGCGCCAGTATGAATATCCCCGGCGTGTTTGAGCCCGTGCAGTACCGCCACCGGGCCTTGGTGGACGGAGCGGTGGTGGATTATCTGCCGGTGGAATCGGTTAAATTAATGGGGGCGGACTACATCATCGCTTCCGTTACCCCGCCGGATTTTGCCTCCACGACGCCGCAGTCGGTCGCCGCGTATTTACTGCGCGTGGGCGACGTGCGCGGCGCGGCGATGATTGAAGAATCTTCGCAAAAAGCCAATTTTGTACTGACCAACCGCGTCTTGGATACCGGCACCCTGGAACTGGACAAACTGCACAAAGCG harbors:
- a CDS encoding patatin-like phospholipase family protein, yielding MHTLLRRMFYAVLMGLIFACPAGALPIQTDDEILRDFMWSRFTSLPQQQRPKIGLALSAGGVRGFAHVGVLEVLDNAGVPIDMLAGTSMGSVVGSLYAAGLPTEKLWEISDHMSFEQITPDFNVMGLFRFLFAQKLPSSANLVNFFHEQIGDMRFEDLKTPFTCSAMDIKTGERVVFNSGPLAIAVRASMNIPGVFEPVQYRHRALVDGAVVDYLPVESVKLMGADYIIASVTPPDFASTTPQSVAAYLLRVGDVRGAAMIEESSQKANFVLTNRVLDTGTLELDKLHKAGEVGIKEANRHLGELQEDILLFTLPYVFKP